The genomic region GATTCTCTTGTGCTTAGTGAGAACCATAGAATTTCAGACTTTAGAGTTAGCAactctctcattttatagataaacaaACTTAAGCCTGAAGAGGAAAATTAAGTcaagcactaaaaataaaaaataaaaaatattgagggTCTACTGTGAGGCAGGCACTGAGATTTAAGGTGAGTAATATGGGCTCTGCCCTCCTGTAGAGTGTACACCAGTAGGAGACACTGACATGGAGACAGGTGATTGGATGAAAGGTTGGAAATGGTAGCCCTGGAAATTGGCAATAGGTATATCTTTATTTTGCGATATCCTTGTGGGCAGATCCTGAGTTATGTGACTTTTGCTTTGAAACTTGTATCTAATGGGGTGTCCTTGGTCTTTATTATTTAAGCACAGAGTGTTTAGACAGAAACTCCAGACAGGCCCAGCAGCTCAGACCCCCTTCTTTGAACAACAATATCCCCACAACCTGTACAGCACTGCCACCTCCTACAAGGACCTCTGCTTTCCACTATAGCATGGAAGATATTGGCAACATTTCTACCCACCACTGCCACCTAATGACGCTTTTGGCTACTACAGCTCTGGCTCTACTTGCTGATTTTGAACTCTGGGTTTCTGCCACAGGGCAGAGAGGTGTTGACTTTGTGAATCTAAGGTCCTGTGAGTCTGGGGAGCCTGAGATTCTATAATTGCCTTCGACTTAGAAGGCAATATTTGTCTATTGAAGAGCAAGAGACCTAATGAATCCAAATCAATAGAACTTTGATGAGGTctttcacaaaaaagaaaacacacccaGAAGACTAAAAAGCACAGTGTAAATGTAAAGAGCTTGGCAAATGGGGAGCCTGGCAGGCCAGCAGCTGTGTTGAAGCAGTGGCCATGTATGAATACTTGTTATTCTTTTAGGGCTGGCTCTTCTGTCTTCAGTCATGAACCACTTTTTTGCTCAAGTTCCAAGAACATGCTTTCACTTGATTCTATTACAAATTGTAATTAGTGTTCCTAATGGCAACTTTTTCAGCTGCTATTTATTTCAGTAATGTGGAATGACCAAAATTTTTCCTAGTGTATAATTTGGTGTTCTTCAACAGTATGACGAATTTGTGTATCGTTATTATGAAACAGACAAGATGTATCAATGCCAAATGATGATGAGAAAGAGTGTTCACTttggtctctctctcacatgcctTCCCAGGAAACCATCAGAACCCTGGATTTACTGGTCTTTCTAGATTTACAGTCATTCTCCAAGGGCTGTTTAGTAATAATACAGGCTTAATGCTAGAACCTGTGGCATCtttaaggatataaaaatatttgacataaaaatgtttattgatgtaCATATAAGAACAGTTCAAAATAAAGATTACTATTTAATTTAATGTCTATGAAAATAtaccatttgttttcttttaatttaggaTTTATATGAATTACATCACACTTGAGACTAACTTGAAGGTCAAATTTTTCTTCCATTGTAAGAATATCTTATTATGTGTGATGGTTGCTAATAAATCATAGCCAATCATAAAGTAAGTGAGTTGCTGATTCACAAACAATTtgaaagcaaaattataaaaaacagtttCAAATTTATAgtgaaaagtcatttttattattgaatgtgGAAACACTGACATTTATTTGATACAATGTGGGGGAAGATATGATGGTTTTTAAAGGCTCTGaatgtttcttaaatttttctccaaagaacaaaaaatattgtCAGGAACTACCAAATATTTTTCTGGAAACAccaaatatttttcaactctcaaacCTTCACATTTCTTAACACATAAAGTTCTTAAAGTTAATatgaaatttgttttctattttgttataatCTATACTTGTTTAATCACATTTTTAATAGCTATCATTGACATAAAATTTTATTCCAGAAGAAAGCATTCTATTTACTGGATAGGTATGTTTGAATGTGTGTGACACACTGCCCCAGGGAAGTGTGAGTCCCACAGTTTAGACAGAAAACTCTTGAGAGATGATGGCAGaaatctccttctctctcttattcttcTTTTGTGGAAGATGTTACAAAATCATTATAGCAAATTGTAAGGATTTTGGCTTCACGAAAGTTCTGAAGAGGTTTTCTTTGGTGTTCTTTTATCTGATCACATAGTAACATCATTTGTCTATTGTGTAACAGTGTATGTACATTTATgggaaaactagaaaatattcTCTGAGAATAATCCACCTTGTTCTTAAGAATAAGCTTGAATTCTGCTTCCTCCAGTCTTCTGTAAAAGTTGACCCAGACCCACTTCCAATCATTGTGCAAATTCTTCCATgctcttctctgtttttttttctaagtagtaTATAATAATTCCACCTTTAACCACAAACCAAGTAATTCTTAGGGAATTGGGTCTGTCTCTCTTCACGTCAGGGCAAAACTGCTCTCAACTGCTCTTCTTATAGCCAGCTGATTTATTGACTTAAATACTTAGAATCTTGTCTTTAACAAACCTCTGACTGACCCTTCCCTGGGCTCAGAAGACcctctttgccctggccagtgtggctcagttggttgagcatcatcccacactCCAAAACGTTGccagtttgatacctggtcagggcatatacccaggttgtgggtttattTGGtttgggtgcatacaggaggcaaccaatagatgtttcagtctcacatcaatgtttctctctctctctctcctcccccacccttcctttctctctaaaataaattaaacatatatatttttaaagtccatCTTCTTCATAGGCCTCCTATCTTACTGTTTCATCTCAGTGAACTGGACCTCCTATTCCTACCCCATGGATGCCTTGTACCCAGAAGAGCTTATGTAATGTTTGTTATTCAATTAAGTAATAAATGGATTAGAGTGTGAATGGATATTTTAATGCTATgactaatagaaaaataattactcaGAGTCATAAGGGATATGAAAGAATGGTTTGGGCAGGAAGTTGTGTTCAGAACACTTAGATTGATTTTCCAAAAGAATGGATTGACAAGAAATGTGAGATtaatgaggaagagaaaagataTAATTTAGGTGACTGAGGATACTGGACTCATGATGCCCTGTCACTAGTCCAGCAGGTCCCTGTCCTTTTATTCTCATTTGCCCTTTTAGCCTAATTTGTCCTACCATACCTTTTGCCCTTGGCAGGAGCCTTGTTGGAAGAGATGATGATGGGCCTGTGTCCCCTGTTGTTGATCTTCATGCTGGGGTCCTGTCTGACCCAACCAAACCAGGCTCCAGATAACCCGAGGTACACACACTTCCTGGACCAGCACTCTGATCCCAATCCACATCGCCGGGATGACAGATACTGTTACGACACGATGAGAGAACGAAACATGACATCACCCTGCAAAGACATCAACACCTTTATTCATGGCACCAGAAACAACATCAAGGCTGTCTGTGAAGATAAGAATGGAGAGCCTTATGGGACAAATTTCATAATAAGCAAGGCTCCTTTCCAGGTCACTATTTGCAAGCACCATGGAGGGTCCAGCCGGCCTCCCTGCAAGTACAGAGCCACAGCAGGTTTCAGATACATAGTTATTTCCTGTGAACATGGCTGGCCTGTCCACTTGGCGAAGACCGTTGTCAAATCAAAATCAGCAGGCCACTAGCCCAGAGTTGGCTCTGCTCTCTATTCCTGGCATTTCCCCTACACACTCTAGAACAGGGGTGGCCGCATTCATTGCCAGGGGCCCAGAAAATGAGCTGCCTggatcttttgttttctgttttacaatatgtaataaataaaaatgtctctgaaatcagtaagaatcaAAGTCTTCTCATCAGTTCTTGGCCTATTGATTTTTCCCCACTTTCTCTACTCAACAGCTCGCAGAGAGAATGGCATGTAATACAAATGCCTTTTTCCCTATTAGTTACTTCATTCTCAGTCATTAGGGAGGTAGATTTTCCGTTTTTGTGAGTGTAAGGATGTTAAATTCATCTTATAGCAGAGCTGGGAAATTCCAGGGCACATGGCTGCTAAGCAGAATTTTGAGAAGCAAATTATTTTTGCTGTCAAATAAGTCAATATTACTTTTACAAATGTTAAACTTTAAGTAGTGTTTAGAACTAAATACCAGCAGATTAAATTTTACCTCTCTCTTAAGTTAtcgcatttttaaaaatatatatattttattgattttatacatatggaagggagagggatagagagttagaaacatcaatgagagagaaacatcgaccagctgcctcctgcacaccctctactggggatgcgcctgcaacaaaggtacatgcccttgaccggaatcaaacctgggacccttcagtccacaggccgaagctctatccactgagccaaactggtcagggctagttttcacatttttaaagatatatttcaaataaaacacaGGCATATTCATTAATGGATTCAAATCTATCCTCTAAATTCTCTATAAGAGGCAAACTCAGGTTAATATTTTAGTATCCCGTTACTCCAAAGTAcctagatatttaaatattttgctatttaacccagcaaactccaaagttttaaattaccaaaaaattatggaaaactatgtttagtcatagatatatctatatctatatcatctatatctatatatatcactgaaaaagctttatcataaaccctttctttttttttaaatatattttattgattttttacagagaggaagagagagggatagagagttagaaacatcgatcagctgcctcttgcacaccccctactggggatgtgcccgcaaccaaggtacatgcccttgaccggaatcgaacctgagacccttgagtccgcaggccgacgctctatccactgagccaaaccggtttcggcataaaccCTTTCtttagttacatctatttattatgtattaacaAACAtcagattttaaagccaattattttaCTCAAGGAATTTTcttggcagattttgtaatagGCATAAGTTACTGGCCTTCAGTGGCTTTAATATGaaagtaccattttattttattttcctttataaaaacaggagttccccctcccctgcccaccttcaCTGCTATTTCTGCACCTTCCTGGAGGGTTTTTCTACAGAGCTGTTCCTCCCAGTGTTATGGGCAAAAATAGAACATTGGGGACTagttatggttatgggaaatattaatctgTTAGCCATGATTGCCTAACCAGGACATACCACCTATTTAGGAGTcatatgtcccctccctccttgGGATGCGGTACATTCTTATTCAAATACTGTCCATTATCATGAAAACATTAACcctgttgcccaaacaatggagtcccaacCCAGACTGCATTGCTTGCCcgtaattcctacttccccatgaATCCTATATTCATAAACCAGGGAACAGCAAACTAAAGGTCCCAAAAGATAGAAAGCCAAAATTACATTAGAcacacagacagaaatctcactagctaagGGTTTCTGGTGACTGATGCCCTGAGAAGGAGAGCAGGAAGAGGACATTCTGACAATCTCTGTCCCATGTTCAGCCTCAATGCACATAACTGGGATTCCCCAAAGCGGGACATggcccatctttaaacaaattaaaccaaacaacaaaaaacacaaaacagcaaCAGAAACACTCTTATGCAGGTGTGCACAATGCACTAACATTTACACCACAGAGTGCCCTGCATTAAAAAACCACCGAAGCAGAGCAGTATCTCCTGTCCGTGGTTCGGGGACTGTCCCTTCCCTGAATCTCAGCATTGGCCCAAATAGACTATTTGGGGAAGAATTCTACCTAGGCCTAGAATTTTTGTTTCCCATCCTCGGAAAGTCCTTTGTGACTCTGTTCCTGCTCAGTCCCCCATATTGGAGATGTCTCGCACTGTGCTCAatcccccattttagagatgtcTCACACTCCCCGAGATCCATTTTGTCCCTCTCTGGCCAGTTCCCATGTGGGAGAACGGAACAGCAGATCTGAACTCCACACTTGCTTTATATGTCAGACCTTTCCCAGTCACATATACCCGACCTCTGAGGATACCCAATCAACAAGATGGTATTTCCACCTTGGCCCGCATGAGACTTGCCTGGTTGCTGGGCATGTACCCTCTTGGTATCATTTTCGCCGCCTTCCAAAGATAAACAGTCTCAGGCTTATCTATGGCACCCGCAAAGAGACAGGGCCCAGGCAAAGGGCCACCCTTCAAACAGGGTCCCTCCCTAGTCTGGGCACAGAAATCCCACACAAGCCCCCAAGTTttgagaaatggctcacctgtctCAATTTCAAATGATGGGCTGGGAAACAGAAACATggagaaaatgagacttttaataacactctcgAGAGTGGGTGTCCATCATGCGGCACACAAGTGGGGAGGGAAACATAGACTATTTATTAGTCCCTCCTTCATTTCCTCGTTGGCTGAGTCCTATGAAGTCACCTGTTTCTTTATATATCacctaggtcttgctgtctcccatttggaccatttaaaatattggctgagatcttttcttttttttcttttggctgagAACTTTCTAGTTGACTCCACCTCCCTTTGTttagttagggcagtggttctcacctTCCTAATTTCGCAattctttaatacagttcctcatgttgtggtgaaccccaaccataaaattattttcattgctacttcataactgtaattttgctactgttatgagtcgtaatgtacatgtctgtgttttccgatggtcttaggcgacccctgtgaaagggttgttcaacccccaaaggggtcatgacccacaggttgagaacctgtGGTTTAGGGGAATTTTCTTGGAAAATGTGCTATCAGCCATGTGCACAGCTCTCATACCTTCTCCCCACTGCCTACATTCTGTTTGctctagagccgtggttggcaaactgtggctcgcgagccacatgcggctctttggccccttgagcgtggctcttccacaaaatactgctgcctgggcgagtctattttgaagaagtggtgttagaagaagtttaagtttaaaaaatttggctttcaaaagaaatttcaattgttgtactgttgatatgtggctctattgactaatgagtttgccgaccactgctctagggaaatTCAGTAACTGCCTGGCCACatgatgtttcttttctataaaatttgaatcagaggcatgtttcttacactgagcacctaccatgtaccTGGCATTATGATAAGAACTTAACAATGATTTTATCCTTTATTCTTCCTAACATCCCTAAGTGAAAGGTATTATTATGCTCACTTACTTAAGAGTAATAATgctgagagaggttaagtaattttcccaagatcATATAGTTAATGTGGCAGAGCTAGTTCTTTGGGGTCACAGTATCAAAAGAAGTTCTTATTGGGAATCAATGTCATAGAGTGGAGAGAGGCTTTGGGGCAAGCTCTGACCAAAAAGTATGTGTTGGGATGGTTTGGggatcatttcattttcttttgaagcTACAGCCTTAAGATACACTCATTGATGTCTACAATGGACTTTtgttggtaaatatttgttgatgtcTTGTTAAATTAGTTGGTTATTGTGGCTGAGGCTGTGGGTTTGCTCTTGCATGAATAGTTTAGGTCTTCTCTGTAGCCAGTTATCTTTCTAaatcactagaggctcagtgcacaaaattcgtgcatgggagggtggcCAGGAtgtacctcagcccggcctgcaccctcgctaatccaggactcctcaggggatgtccgactgctggtttaggcccaaccctaaaccggcagttggacatccctctcgcaatctgggaccactggctcctaaccacttgcctacctgcctgcctgatgccgctaatagctcccctgccagcctgatcacccctaactgttttcccttgctggcctgatcctcctaactgctctcccatgctggcctgatcgcccctagccacctctgccttggccccgccacgatgcctttgtctggaaggacattcggaggtctcctggtctaattatcatattacccttttattagtatagatatcttgGACACAAAGAAGCAAGATGGGAAAAGATAGATAAAACCATGCAAAATCAAGGGTGAAACATTAACCATGCAAGATTAGATTTGTGGAAAATATCCCAAAGTGTATTGTTGTGGTGAAGCTATTACCCAAGTGCCTTTAAAAATTCAATCCATTAGTCTAAAGATGAGGAGATAATCAAGCATCATTTCTCCCTGCTCTCATATCCCATATCTACAGCTATAGGTACTGGTATGTGACCTAGAGCTTTCTAGCTTTGTGTATACAAGCAAAAGGTGGCAGTGAATATAGGagatagcattttatttatttatttatttattttttaatttctttctttttttttttttcaaatttctttattgattaaggtgtcacatatttgtcctcatcccccctttcccatcccccccctccccacgcatgccccaaccccctgttgaacttaaccgttggataggctcatatgcatgcacacaagtcctttggttgaactctacccctccccccaccttcccctatcctccctctgaggcccgatagtccgat from Eptesicus fuscus isolate TK198812 chromosome 5, DD_ASM_mEF_20220401, whole genome shotgun sequence harbors:
- the LOC103305086 gene encoding angiogenin-like, with the protein product MMMGLCPLLLIFMLGSCLTQPNQAPDNPRYTHFLDQHSDPNPHRRDDRYCYDTMRERNMTSPCKDINTFIHGTRNNIKAVCEDKNGEPYGTNFIISKAPFQVTICKHHGGSSRPPCKYRATAGFRYIVISCEHGWPVHLAKTVVKSKSAGH